From a region of the Nonlabens dokdonensis DSW-6 genome:
- the smpB gene encoding SsrA-binding protein SmpB: MEFKNKIEIKNRKARFEYEILDKYTAGIVLAGTEIKAIRLGKASIAEGFCEFQNNELFIINMTVQEYSHATYFNHQPKQERKLLLNRKELKKLEKAVANTGNTIIPLKLFVNKKGLAKLDIALAKGKKLYDKRETLKDRDNKRRLDAVKKQFRT, encoded by the coding sequence ATGGAATTTAAGAACAAAATAGAGATCAAGAATCGCAAAGCGCGGTTTGAATACGAGATACTGGACAAGTATACGGCAGGAATTGTACTGGCTGGAACTGAAATTAAAGCCATACGATTAGGAAAAGCGAGTATTGCCGAAGGCTTTTGTGAGTTTCAAAATAATGAGCTGTTTATTATTAACATGACGGTTCAAGAATATTCTCATGCCACCTATTTTAATCACCAGCCGAAACAAGAACGCAAGCTTTTATTGAACCGCAAGGAACTTAAAAAGTTAGAAAAAGCCGTCGCAAATACTGGTAACACGATTATTCCATTAAAACTTTTTGTCAATAAAAAAGGATTGGCAAAATTAGATATCGCTCTTGCAAAAGGGAAAAAGTTATACGACAAGAGAGAAACTTTAAAAGACCGCGATAACAAACGCAGGCTCGATGCGGTGAAGAAACAATTCCGCACCTAG
- a CDS encoding PIN domain-containing protein yields the protein MKIVINDANILIDLVKLELIDAFSKLDFDLHTTDFVLDELNDEQKTPITNLNNGKKLTVIETTETIDFQGITTILGKSTGLSFEDCSVWYYSKKMSGILLTGDGKLRKQASKDKIEVRGIIYLFDVLLIQNLISFQDAIEKIKQLMLLNNRLPIKEIEKRIELWNEEKYVG from the coding sequence ATGAAAATTGTTATTAATGATGCTAATATCTTAATCGACTTAGTAAAACTCGAACTTATAGATGCTTTTTCCAAATTAGATTTTGATTTACATACGACAGACTTTGTTCTTGATGAATTAAATGATGAGCAGAAGACACCAATTACAAATTTAAACAATGGAAAAAAACTTACGGTAATAGAAACCACAGAAACAATAGATTTTCAAGGTATAACTACAATCTTGGGAAAAAGTACTGGACTAAGTTTTGAAGATTGTTCTGTTTGGTATTACAGTAAGAAAATGTCAGGAATTCTTTTAACTGGTGACGGAAAACTAAGAAAACAAGCCAGTAAAGATAAAATTGAAGTTCGTGGAATAATTTATCTCTTTGATGTACTTTTAATTCAAAATCTGATAAGTTTTCAAGACGCAATTGAAAAAATCAAACAATTAATGCTATTAAATAATAGGCTTCCGATAAAAGAAATAGAAAAAAGGATTGAACTTTGGAATGAAGAAAAATACGTTGGGTAA
- a CDS encoding DUF5686 and carboxypeptidase regulatory-like domain-containing protein, giving the protein MNFITKTAVTFIIALLVSVFAQAQLTGTLTDANDEPIAFASIYIKGTYKGTTTNIDGGYSLKLDGFKNYEIVFQSLGYQPQTIVVDYKKDGQVLDVTMQEEVASLETVVVNSGVNPANRVIREAIANREKNRKKFSSYKADFYSRGLWRMKDVPEKFMGEEIGDMEGSLDSITRSGVVYLSETVSKIAYDAPDDFKEHIIASKISGDDNGFSVNSAESANFDFYNNNIDLNNRIVSPIADYAFSYYKYKLLGAFYDENQFLINKIEVTSKRPKDNTFNGIIYIVEDQWTIYGLELTTLGENINVPVIEKLTFNQDFTYEPSSGDWIKRSQSIDFEFAFLGFKGNGRFIANYTNYDFAPQFDKDSFGPQVLSFELDANKKDTTYWNKKRPVPLTVEESKNYIVKDSIAKVRNDPKYKDSVDRVNNKFRMTSLLTGYTYRNSNKNERYSYDGLIDLGSFKGFNTVQGYVLGTSFSYSKGFDDDYNRSLYISSDINYGISDDRLRYTARANYRFNRTNRRNISLAAGTEARQINNGNPISTLENTISSLAFERNFAKFYEVDFVGASYYEEVANGFYLSARANYERRQPLNNTTDQVWFTQSDVDYTSNNPVELDNNRNAFITEHEVLKLGLGITIRPGQKYQSYPDQKYNIRNEKYPTIALRYEGGFAGSESGNNFHQLSANLYQSFDMGNLGRSSYWMNAGTFIDGEEISFVDFQHFNGNRLRFKLEALNPYGFGLLNYYDYSTNSDYAQIHLQHDFKGFVLGKIPGLNQLNYDLILSGKALFTDRRPYFEASAGIDNIGFGKFRPFRVDYVYSMTSGRKYGAFVVGINFGI; this is encoded by the coding sequence ATGAATTTTATTACTAAAACTGCTGTTACATTTATTATAGCTTTGTTAGTCTCCGTTTTTGCGCAAGCGCAACTTACTGGAACTTTAACTGATGCCAATGATGAACCTATCGCATTTGCCTCTATTTACATTAAAGGAACCTACAAAGGAACCACCACAAACATCGATGGCGGTTATTCCTTAAAATTAGATGGTTTTAAAAATTATGAGATTGTCTTTCAGTCCTTAGGTTACCAGCCGCAAACCATTGTAGTAGATTATAAAAAAGACGGTCAGGTTCTAGATGTAACCATGCAAGAAGAAGTAGCCTCTCTAGAAACAGTCGTAGTAAATTCTGGAGTGAATCCTGCAAATCGTGTGATAAGAGAAGCCATTGCAAACAGAGAGAAAAACCGTAAGAAATTTTCTAGCTATAAAGCAGACTTCTATTCCCGTGGTTTATGGCGCATGAAAGATGTACCGGAGAAGTTTATGGGAGAAGAAATAGGCGATATGGAAGGATCGCTGGATTCCATAACGCGCAGTGGTGTAGTTTACCTGTCAGAAACGGTTTCTAAAATCGCTTATGACGCTCCAGACGATTTTAAAGAACATATTATTGCGAGTAAAATTTCTGGAGACGATAACGGCTTTAGCGTTAACAGTGCAGAGAGTGCTAATTTTGATTTCTATAACAACAACATCGATTTAAACAACCGCATCGTCTCTCCTATTGCAGACTATGCTTTTAGCTATTACAAATACAAATTACTAGGTGCTTTTTATGACGAGAATCAATTTTTGATCAACAAGATAGAGGTGACTTCTAAACGTCCTAAGGATAATACTTTTAACGGTATTATTTATATCGTAGAAGATCAATGGACTATTTACGGTCTGGAGCTTACTACTCTAGGTGAAAACATTAACGTGCCAGTGATTGAAAAACTGACTTTTAATCAAGACTTTACCTATGAGCCTAGCAGCGGCGACTGGATCAAAAGATCACAGAGTATCGATTTTGAATTTGCATTTTTGGGCTTTAAAGGAAATGGAAGGTTTATTGCCAATTATACCAACTATGATTTTGCGCCGCAGTTTGATAAAGACAGCTTCGGACCACAAGTCTTGAGTTTTGAACTCGATGCCAATAAAAAAGATACCACTTACTGGAATAAAAAACGTCCAGTACCGCTTACGGTAGAAGAAAGCAAAAATTATATCGTTAAAGACAGTATTGCAAAAGTGCGCAACGATCCTAAATATAAAGACAGTGTAGATCGTGTGAATAATAAGTTTAGAATGACTTCACTTCTTACTGGTTATACGTATAGAAATAGCAATAAAAACGAGCGCTACAGCTACGATGGCTTGATCGATTTAGGCTCTTTTAAAGGATTCAATACCGTGCAAGGTTATGTACTGGGAACCAGTTTTAGTTACTCTAAAGGTTTTGATGACGACTACAACCGCAGCCTGTATATAAGTAGTGATATTAATTATGGAATCTCAGACGATAGACTGCGCTACACCGCACGAGCAAATTATAGGTTTAATAGAACTAATAGAAGGAATATCTCTCTTGCCGCTGGAACGGAAGCAAGACAAATCAACAACGGTAATCCTATAAGTACTTTAGAAAACACGATTTCTAGTCTTGCCTTTGAACGCAATTTTGCCAAATTTTATGAAGTAGATTTTGTAGGCGCCAGCTATTATGAAGAAGTGGCCAATGGTTTTTATTTGAGTGCCAGAGCAAACTATGAGAGAAGGCAACCACTTAACAACACGACCGACCAAGTGTGGTTTACTCAAAGTGATGTAGATTATACCAGTAATAATCCCGTAGAACTGGATAATAATAGAAATGCCTTTATTACAGAGCATGAAGTTCTTAAACTAGGCTTAGGAATTACCATACGACCAGGACAGAAATACCAGAGTTATCCTGACCAGAAGTACAACATACGCAACGAGAAATACCCTACAATTGCACTGCGATATGAAGGTGGTTTTGCCGGTAGCGAGAGTGGTAACAACTTTCACCAGTTGAGTGCAAATTTGTATCAGAGCTTTGATATGGGCAACCTAGGCCGCAGTAGTTACTGGATGAATGCCGGTACATTTATAGATGGCGAGGAGATCTCGTTTGTAGACTTCCAGCATTTTAATGGCAACCGCTTGCGTTTTAAATTAGAGGCGTTAAATCCTTATGGTTTTGGCTTATTGAATTACTACGATTACAGTACTAATAGTGATTATGCTCAAATTCACTTGCAGCACGATTTTAAAGGATTTGTACTGGGCAAAATCCCAGGTTTGAATCAGCTCAATTATGATTTGATCTTGAGCGGTAAAGCTTTGTTTACCGACCGCAGGCCGTATTTTGAGGCCAGCGCTGGAATCGATAACATAGGTTTTGGCAAGTTCAGGCCTTTCCGTGTGGATTATGTGTATAGCATGACCAGTGGCAGAAAATATGGTGCTTTTGTGGTAGGAATTAATTTTGGAATATAA
- a CDS encoding phosphate-starvation-inducible PsiE family protein produces MSQNKKILNIVVKIERFLIIVLLTALLAVVLYSIVVFLWLLYNGIVDSISQTVTLEQNILLSLHTIFGGFMLVLIGIELLQTMKIYLEKNVVHAEVVILVAIIGLSRHIIDLKLDKEPLYYLGLGILLIGLSGSYYLIRKSSEKTQTRK; encoded by the coding sequence ATGAGTCAGAATAAAAAAATATTGAACATAGTTGTTAAAATAGAACGTTTTCTTATTATCGTTTTACTTACCGCTTTACTCGCTGTAGTACTTTATAGCATTGTTGTTTTCCTATGGCTTCTATATAACGGTATCGTAGATAGTATCTCACAAACAGTTACATTAGAACAGAACATTTTACTCTCGCTACACACTATTTTTGGTGGTTTTATGCTTGTGCTAATTGGTATTGAACTTCTTCAAACAATGAAGATTTATTTGGAAAAAAATGTTGTCCATGCCGAAGTCGTAATTCTGGTAGCTATCATAGGATTATCAAGACATATCATTGATTTAAAATTAGATAAAGAACCACTTTATTATCTTGGCTTGGGCATACTTTTAATAGGGCTTTCAGGAAGTTATTATCTTATAAGAAAGTCATCGGAAAAAACTCAAACTAGAAAATAA
- a CDS encoding amidohydrolase, whose translation MMKKLIILCLPFCIFSCNNSTKRATPEQAANTIYINGDIITMEGDEPAYVEAIAEKNGIIQKIGTKEEVLELEGDSTTVINLKGKALFPGLIDGHAHFFGFGPQASGANLLPPPDAQVKNIDDIISTLKTWATPENIELTGWIFGLGFDDSQLEEKRFPTKEDLDKVSTEHPIMIMHISAHFCVMNSKGLEMVGINSETPDPEGGIIRRMPNSKEPNGVLEELAAIPYMAKAVTASKPENLAKQMQAGLEMAKSYGYTTIQEGKAMQQHEIMAAFADKGMFDIDVVSYMDYPSAKYMDTKWNSKEYNGHYRIGGIKMTLDGSPQGRTAWRTEPYLLPPDGAPRDYKGYPAIPDDNDVADVYKMAYKNNWQILTHANGDAAADQMIKGLQAAEKELGKKDLRNVLIHGQYIRPDQLDSLKQLNVIVSLFPLHTFYWGDWHEQLIGEELGQKISPTRTALDKGLKLTIHTDAPVALPNLMRMVWTAVSRTSRSGKSIGADERLTPYEAMKCITDWSAYQHWEDNKKGTLTEGKIADFVILDANPLKVDTEAIKDIKVLNTIKEGKIVYESE comes from the coding sequence ATGATGAAAAAATTAATCATATTATGTCTTCCTTTTTGCATTTTTAGTTGTAACAATTCAACTAAAAGGGCAACACCAGAACAAGCAGCCAATACAATCTATATAAATGGAGATATCATAACTATGGAAGGCGATGAACCTGCATACGTAGAAGCGATAGCTGAAAAAAATGGTATAATACAAAAAATCGGAACCAAAGAAGAAGTTTTAGAACTTGAAGGCGATAGTACGACGGTTATAAATTTAAAAGGAAAAGCACTTTTTCCAGGCCTTATTGATGGTCACGCTCACTTTTTTGGATTCGGTCCGCAAGCATCTGGCGCTAACTTATTACCGCCACCAGATGCGCAAGTTAAAAACATTGATGATATTATAAGTACATTAAAAACTTGGGCTACACCAGAAAACATTGAACTTACAGGTTGGATTTTCGGTCTCGGATTTGATGATTCACAGCTTGAAGAAAAACGTTTTCCTACAAAGGAAGATTTGGATAAAGTTTCAACAGAGCATCCTATTATGATTATGCATATTTCAGCTCATTTTTGCGTAATGAACTCTAAAGGCTTGGAAATGGTTGGGATTAATTCAGAAACACCAGACCCAGAAGGCGGAATTATCAGAAGGATGCCCAACAGTAAAGAACCTAATGGTGTTTTAGAAGAACTAGCTGCTATTCCCTATATGGCAAAAGCAGTAACTGCATCTAAACCAGAAAATTTAGCCAAACAAATGCAAGCAGGCTTAGAAATGGCCAAAAGTTATGGATATACCACTATTCAAGAAGGCAAAGCAATGCAACAGCATGAAATTATGGCTGCATTTGCAGATAAAGGAATGTTTGATATTGATGTGGTATCTTACATGGACTATCCATCGGCAAAATATATGGATACAAAGTGGAATTCAAAAGAGTACAATGGTCATTACAGAATTGGTGGTATAAAAATGACACTCGATGGTTCGCCGCAAGGAAGAACTGCTTGGCGAACAGAGCCCTATCTACTGCCGCCAGATGGCGCACCAAGAGATTACAAAGGTTATCCAGCCATACCAGATGATAACGACGTTGCTGATGTTTATAAAATGGCATATAAAAACAATTGGCAGATATTAACCCATGCCAATGGCGATGCTGCTGCTGACCAAATGATTAAAGGTTTGCAAGCTGCCGAAAAAGAATTAGGAAAAAAAGACTTACGTAACGTACTTATCCACGGACAATATATACGACCTGACCAATTGGATTCGCTTAAACAATTGAATGTTATTGTCTCGCTGTTTCCATTACATACATTTTATTGGGGAGATTGGCACGAGCAATTAATAGGAGAAGAACTAGGGCAAAAAATTAGTCCAACACGTACAGCGTTAGATAAAGGCCTAAAACTTACTATTCATACAGATGCACCAGTAGCATTACCAAACCTAATGCGTATGGTTTGGACAGCGGTAAGTAGAACATCACGAAGCGGAAAATCAATTGGTGCAGATGAGCGATTAACACCTTATGAAGCAATGAAATGTATTACAGATTGGAGTGCATATCAGCATTGGGAAGATAACAAAAAAGGAACACTAACCGAAGGTAAAATAGCAGATTTTGTAATTCTGGATGCTAACCCTTTAAAAGTAGATACTGAAGCCATAAAAGACATCAAAGTTTTAAATACTATAAAAGAAGGAAAGATAGTTTATGAGTCAGAATAA
- a CDS encoding helix-turn-helix domain-containing protein, with protein MENLIANRIKNARILKCLSQQNVADELGVSKQMVSKYENGEAIPTSSKFLKLSKLFGLKIDYFFSSFQVELGEINFRKKSSFSIKKQSSLKEQIKINLENYLWLEDTLSIDYRFKNAIKNISINKLEDVERAVLELRTEWNIGIDPIHNIIQLLEDKEIKVIELYDVDDKFDGLATYVNGKYPVIVVNGNFPVERKRFTLLHELGHLLLNLPNCETKKEEQFCNKFAAEFLFPREIVVKEFGGKRNHITLAELIATQKKYGISIPAIVYRLVDSGILSKQRHTDFYKKTRFNPSLNREVNASRFETPEKSSRFEQLVYRALSQENISISKASSLLNKNIENVKESSLI; from the coding sequence ATGGAAAACTTAATCGCTAATCGCATTAAAAATGCAAGAATACTTAAATGCTTGTCTCAACAAAATGTTGCGGACGAGTTAGGTGTTTCAAAGCAAATGGTAAGCAAATATGAAAATGGTGAAGCTATACCGACTAGTTCAAAATTTCTAAAATTATCAAAGTTATTCGGATTGAAAATCGACTATTTCTTTAGTTCTTTTCAAGTTGAACTAGGCGAAATAAATTTTCGAAAAAAATCTAGTTTTTCGATAAAAAAACAAAGCTCTTTAAAAGAACAAATCAAAATTAATTTAGAAAATTATCTTTGGTTAGAAGACACTCTTTCTATTGACTATCGTTTTAAAAACGCAATAAAGAATATTAGCATTAACAAATTGGAAGACGTAGAAAGAGCAGTACTAGAATTAAGAACTGAATGGAATATTGGCATTGACCCAATACATAATATTATACAATTATTAGAAGATAAAGAAATTAAAGTTATTGAGTTGTATGACGTTGACGACAAGTTTGATGGTTTAGCTACTTATGTTAATGGAAAATACCCAGTAATTGTTGTTAATGGAAATTTCCCTGTTGAACGAAAGAGGTTTACTTTACTTCACGAACTAGGACATTTACTACTCAATCTTCCTAATTGTGAAACCAAAAAAGAAGAACAGTTTTGTAACAAATTTGCAGCTGAATTTCTCTTCCCTAGAGAAATTGTTGTTAAAGAATTTGGCGGAAAAAGAAACCACATTACTCTTGCTGAATTAATCGCTACTCAAAAAAAATACGGAATAAGTATTCCAGCAATTGTATATAGATTAGTTGATTCTGGAATTTTGAGTAAACAACGACATACCGATTTTTATAAAAAAACTAGGTTTAATCCTTCTTTAAATAGAGAAGTAAACGCGTCACGTTTTGAAACCCCAGAAAAATCTTCTCGATTCGAACAATTAGTTTACAGAGCTTTATCCCAAGAAAACATTTCCATAAGTAAAGCATCCTCACTATTAAATAAGAATATTGAGAATGTTAAGGAAAGTTCGTTAATATAG
- a CDS encoding tyrosine-type recombinase/integrase: protein MRTFYEFQQLLTIKRYASNTIETYIGLLIPFHKTIGVDKDLGMLSDFEILEYFKNIVLNNNYAAASQKQLSSAIRLYYKEMYNREVDFSTLATRPVQRALPVILSKQEVKLILSVLKNKKHIAMLTTIYALGLRSSELIHLKIVDIDGQRNQVFIKTAKGKKDRVVPFPEKLKFLLRDYIKEYRPKEYLFEGSGGGLYSTASLRAVFNKAKKAAGIKKYVTLHGLRHAYATHLMDAGTDVRIIKELLGHNDIKTTLIYTHVTQITLENLPSPLDLL from the coding sequence ATGAGAACTTTTTACGAATTTCAACAATTGTTGACAATTAAACGCTATGCGAGTAATACCATAGAAACTTATATAGGTTTGCTTATTCCGTTTCATAAAACGATAGGAGTAGACAAAGATCTAGGAATGTTGAGCGATTTTGAAATACTAGAATATTTTAAAAATATTGTTCTTAACAACAACTATGCAGCTGCTTCTCAAAAGCAGCTTTCTAGTGCCATAAGATTGTATTATAAAGAAATGTACAATCGTGAGGTAGATTTTTCTACTCTCGCCACACGACCAGTACAGCGAGCACTTCCTGTTATTCTTTCTAAGCAAGAGGTAAAACTCATTTTGAGTGTACTAAAGAATAAAAAACACATCGCGATGCTTACGACCATTTATGCCTTAGGTTTAAGAAGTAGCGAGCTTATTCATCTTAAAATAGTTGATATAGATGGGCAGCGCAATCAAGTATTCATAAAAACTGCCAAAGGTAAAAAGGATCGTGTCGTCCCTTTTCCAGAAAAGCTCAAATTTCTACTGCGTGATTACATTAAGGAATACCGTCCTAAGGAATACCTTTTTGAGGGCAGCGGCGGCGGTCTTTATTCTACTGCAAGTCTACGAGCGGTTTTTAATAAGGCCAAAAAAGCAGCAGGCATCAAAAAATACGTAACGCTTCACGGCTTGCGTCATGCTTATGCGACTCATCTCATGGATGCTGGCACAGACGTGAGAATCATTAAAGAACTTTTAGGTCACAACGACATCAAGACCACGCTTATCTATACGCACGTGACTCAAATAACGCTGGAGAACCTTCCTAGTCCATTAGACTTACTGTAA
- a CDS encoding IS1182 family transposase — MEYLQKESRSQLTLYTTCLDDMIAADNTVRAIDTFVDSLDLEHLGFASLASQGRPPYDPADLLKLFIYGYMNRMRSSRRLELECNRNIELIWLLGNLKPDHNTISRFRKNNPKAIKRVFRATVSIAQNHNLIGATLIAGDSTKLRAQNSKKNNYNLKKVARHIEYIDKKLEEHNTALAKADNDQEKQDHKDQIDKHNKQRKRYEGINKTLKEDTTTENPQLSTSDPDSRHQITRGMITEVCYTAQTTVDADHKVLLDYKVTNENDKKAMGNMLRRAKSILKTNQFTALYDKGYHTGSEFKTAHDLGIDTLVAIPAIGRKSQAPDPAYNVEHFKYDKASDSYQCPQGHELKSNGNWYKARNYKFKQYKSSACKSCPVRSLCTTSKANGKIVQRSEYKQYIEANFKRVQQQPEIYKKRQAIVEHPYGTIKRQWGFDHIITKKGIQNASADFGLIAIAYNLKRILNIIKEQGKLAFILNKQRHKAIFKLLSTFLSLFKPKIILPTHFLKIHSLHFSNVYLN, encoded by the coding sequence ATGGAATACTTGCAAAAAGAGTCGCGCAGTCAGCTCACTTTATACACCACATGCCTAGATGACATGATTGCCGCTGATAATACCGTTAGGGCTATTGACACCTTTGTAGACAGTCTCGATTTAGAACATCTAGGCTTTGCATCACTAGCATCTCAAGGAAGACCACCTTATGATCCAGCAGATCTTCTCAAACTCTTCATCTATGGCTACATGAACCGCATGAGATCCTCTAGAAGACTAGAACTGGAATGCAATCGCAACATCGAGCTCATCTGGTTGCTAGGCAATCTCAAACCAGACCACAACACCATCTCTAGGTTTAGAAAAAACAACCCCAAAGCCATTAAACGCGTCTTTAGAGCCACCGTGAGTATCGCCCAAAACCACAACCTGATAGGCGCCACCTTAATCGCTGGAGACTCCACTAAACTCAGAGCTCAAAACAGCAAGAAAAACAATTACAACCTCAAAAAAGTAGCCCGACACATCGAGTACATCGATAAAAAATTAGAGGAGCATAATACCGCTCTTGCAAAAGCGGACAACGACCAAGAAAAGCAAGACCACAAAGACCAAATCGACAAGCACAACAAACAGCGCAAGCGTTACGAAGGAATCAATAAAACGCTGAAGGAAGATACCACGACCGAAAATCCGCAGTTGTCCACCAGCGATCCAGATAGCAGGCACCAAATTACTCGTGGGATGATCACAGAAGTATGCTACACCGCACAAACCACGGTAGATGCTGACCATAAAGTACTCCTAGATTATAAAGTTACTAACGAGAATGATAAAAAAGCGATGGGAAACATGCTGCGCAGAGCAAAATCTATCCTTAAAACCAACCAATTCACCGCTCTCTACGACAAAGGCTATCACACGGGCAGCGAGTTTAAAACAGCACACGATTTAGGCATCGATACCCTAGTAGCCATACCAGCTATAGGACGTAAAAGTCAAGCGCCCGATCCAGCTTATAACGTAGAACATTTTAAATACGATAAAGCATCTGACAGCTATCAATGTCCGCAAGGTCACGAGCTTAAAAGCAATGGAAACTGGTACAAAGCACGTAATTATAAGTTTAAGCAATATAAGAGTAGCGCCTGTAAAAGCTGCCCAGTCAGGTCGCTATGCACCACATCAAAAGCAAACGGTAAAATAGTCCAGCGTAGTGAATACAAACAGTACATAGAAGCTAATTTTAAACGAGTACAACAACAACCAGAGATCTATAAAAAAAGACAAGCCATCGTAGAACATCCATATGGCACCATAAAGCGCCAATGGGGTTTTGATCACATTATTACTAAAAAAGGAATCCAGAACGCCAGTGCAGATTTTGGCCTCATCGCTATCGCATACAACCTCAAAAGAATCCTAAACATCATAAAAGAGCAAGGAAAACTAGCCTTTATACTTAATAAACAACGCCATAAAGCCATTTTTAAGCTCCTATCAACATTTTTAAGCCTTTTCAAACCAAAAATAATCTTACCAACTCACTTTCTCAAAATCCATTCACTTCACTTTTCTAACGTATATTTAAACTGA
- a CDS encoding IS1182 family transposase, whose product MEYLQKESRSQLTLYTTCLDDMIAADNTVRAIDTFVDSLDLEQLGFASLASQGRPPYDPADLLKLFIYGYMNRMRSSRRLELECNRNIELIWLLGNLKPDHNTISRFRKNNPKAIKRVFRATVSIAQNHNLIGATLIAGDSTKLRAQNSKKNNYNLKKVARHIEYIDKKLEEHNTALAKADNDQEKQDHKDQIDKHNKQRKRYEGINKTLKEDTTTENPQLSTSDPDSRHQITRGMITEVCYTAQTTVDADHKVLLDYKVTNENDKKAMGNMLRRAKSILKTNQFTALYDKGYHTGSEFKTAHDLGIDTLVAIPAIGRKSQAPDPAYNVEHFKYDKASDSYQCPQGHELKSNGNWYKARNYKFKQYKSSACKSCPVRSLCTTSKANGKIVQRSEYKQYIEANFKRVQQQPEIYKKRQAIVEHLYGTIKRQWGFDHIITKKGIQNASADFGLIAIAYNLKRILNIIKEQGKLAFILNKQRHKAIFKLLSTFLSLFKPKIIIPTHFLKIYSHHFSNVNLN is encoded by the coding sequence ATGGAATACTTGCAAAAAGAGTCGCGTAGTCAGCTCACTTTATACACCACATGCCTAGATGACATGATTGCCGCTGATAACACCGTTAGAGCTATTGACACCTTTGTAGACAGTCTCGATTTAGAACAACTAGGCTTTGCATCACTAGCATCTCAAGGAAGACCACCTTATGATCCAGCAGATCTTCTCAAGCTCTTTATCTATGGATACATGAACCGCATGAGATCCTCCAGAAGGTTAGAACTGGAATGTAATCGCAACATTGAGCTCATATGGTTACTAGGCAATCTCAAACCAGACCACAACACCATCTCTAGGTTTAGAAAAAACAACCCCAAAGCCATTAAACGCGTCTTTAGAGCCACCGTGAGTATCGCCCAAAACCACAACCTGATAGGCGCCACCTTAATCGCTGGAGACTCCACTAAACTCAGAGCTCAAAACAGCAAGAAAAACAATTACAACCTCAAAAAAGTAGCCCGACACATCGAGTACATCGATAAAAAATTAGAGGAGCATAATACCGCTCTTGCAAAAGCGGACAACGACCAAGAAAAGCAAGACCACAAAGACCAAATCGACAAGCACAACAAACAGCGCAAGCGTTACGAAGGAATCAATAAAACGCTGAAGGAAGATACCACGACCGAAAACCCACAGTTGTCCACCAGCGATCCAGATAGCAGGCACCAAATTACTCGTGGGATGATCACAGAAGTATGCTACACCGCACAAACCACGGTAGATGCTGACCATAAAGTACTCCTAGATTATAAAGTTACTAACGAGAATGATAAAAAAGCGATGGGAAACATGCTGCGCAGAGCAAAATCCATCCTTAAAACCAACCAATTCACCGCTCTCTACGACAAAGGCTATCACACGGGCAGCGAGTTTAAAACAGCACACGATTTAGGTATCGATACCCTAGTAGCCATACCAGCTATAGGACGTAAAAGTCAAGCGCCCGATCCAGCTTATAACGTAGAACATTTTAAATACGATAAAGCATCTGACAGCTATCAATGTCCGCAAGGTCACGAGCTTAAAAGCAATGGAAACTGGTACAAAGCACGTAATTATAAGTTTAAGCAATATAAGAGTAGCGCCTGTAAAAGCTGCCCAGTCAGATCGCTATGCACCACATCAAAAGCAAACGGTAAAATAGTCCAGCGTAGCGAATACAAACAGTACATAGAAGCTAATTTTAAACGAGTACAACAACAACCAGAGATCTATAAAAAAAGACAAGCCATCGTAGAACATCTATATGGCACCATAAAGCGCCAATGGGGTTTTGATCACATTATTACTAAAAAAGGAATCCAGAACGCCAGTGCAGATTTTGGCCTCATCGCTATCGCATACAACCTCAAAAGAATCCTAAACATCATCAAAGAGCAAGGAAAACTAGCCTTTATACTTAATAAACAACGCCATAAAGCCATTTTTAAGCTCCTATCAACATTTTTAAGCCTTTTCAAACCTAAAATAATTATACCAACTCATTTTCTCAAAATCTATTCACATCACTTTTCTAACGTAAATTTAAACTAA